From Cinclus cinclus chromosome 2, bCinCin1.1, whole genome shotgun sequence, one genomic window encodes:
- the GET1 gene encoding guided entry of tail-anchored proteins factor 1, with the protein MAESGAWLLVLSAVFLCNALKILLPSCSTVVSRLLQKDAEQESQMRAEIQTMKQELATISMMDEFARYARLERKINKLTDKLKTHVKARTAQLAKIKWVINIVFYILQAALMISLIWKYYSEPVTVLPSKWLAPLERLVAFPTGVAGGVGITCWLVVCNKVVAIMLHPFS; encoded by the exons ATGGCGGAGAGCGGCGCCTGGCTGCTGGTGCTCAGCGCCGTGTTCCTCTGCAACGCGCTCAAGATCCTTCTGCCCTCCTGCTCCACCGTC GTATCCAGGCTGCTACAGAAGGATGCAGAGCAAGAATCCCAGATGAGAGCTGAGATCCAGACCATGAAGCAGGAGCTTGCCACCATCAGTATGATGGATGAGTTTGCCAGATATGCCAGGCTGGAGAGGAAGATTAATAAACTGACTGACAAGCTCAAAACCCATG tGAAAGCACGAACTGCCCAATTAGCCAAAATAAAGTGGGTCATAAATATTGTATTCTACATATTGCAG GCTGCCCTGATGATCTCTCTGATCTGGAAGTACTACTCCGAGCCCGTCACGGTACTTCCCAGCAAATGGCTGGCTCCCCTGGAGCGCCTGGTGGCCTTCCCTACAGGAGTGGCAG gaGGTGTGGGAATTACCTGCTGGCTTGTGGTCTGCAATAAAGTTGTAGCTATCATGCTGCACCCCTTCAGCTGA